Proteins from a genomic interval of Gordonia sp. SL306:
- a CDS encoding class I SAM-dependent methyltransferase, translating into MTAAPDHDPIGLPGPSDVPPTHDLMLRADACFLRHADGTLDRLPVSRWRGESTDPGDRMFDEELVSRCPGTTIDLGCGPGRFVAALTARDRVALGVDHSRAAVAETRRRGAVALCRNIFDRLPGEGRWQNVLVMDGNIGIGGDPTRVLRRAATLIAPAGVVHVELDPDVEHVDHQTVRLESGGSVGPWFPWARLGVLGLEDAAHQGALEVRSIRRIAEREVAELVSR; encoded by the coding sequence ATGACGGCCGCGCCCGACCACGACCCGATAGGCCTGCCAGGTCCGTCCGACGTGCCACCGACACACGATCTGATGCTGCGTGCCGATGCGTGTTTCCTCAGGCATGCCGATGGCACACTGGATCGGCTGCCGGTGTCACGGTGGCGTGGTGAGTCGACGGATCCGGGTGATCGGATGTTCGACGAGGAGCTGGTCTCACGGTGTCCGGGTACCACCATCGATCTCGGCTGCGGTCCGGGACGTTTCGTCGCGGCGCTGACGGCCCGGGACCGGGTCGCGCTGGGCGTGGATCATTCCCGTGCGGCGGTCGCAGAGACGCGACGTCGGGGAGCGGTCGCGCTCTGCCGCAACATCTTCGACAGGCTTCCCGGCGAGGGCCGCTGGCAGAACGTGCTGGTGATGGACGGAAACATCGGCATCGGCGGGGACCCGACCAGGGTGCTGCGACGAGCCGCCACCTTGATCGCTCCCGCGGGGGTGGTCCACGTGGAACTCGATCCCGACGTGGAACACGTCGACCACCAGACCGTCCGGCTGGAGTCGGGCGGGTCAGTCGGCCCCTGGTTCCCCTGGGCGCGGCTGGGTGTCCTGGGGCTCGAGGACGCGGCGCACCAGGGTGCGCTCGAGGTCCGATCGATTCGTCGGATCGCTGAACGCGAAGTGGCGGAACTGGTCTCGCGATGA
- a CDS encoding TIGR04282 family arsenosugar biosynthesis glycosyltransferase, with protein sequence MRPSAISNTDAVLIVAKAPIPGAAKTRLIPRFGPRAAADLAAAALVDTVRTACTTGAEVIVAMVGEPAHGARPAELADLLRHCTVIGQRGDTFGQRLRNTHVDAVALGVDRVLQIGMDTPQVTAHDLRTGLGLLRSGTAVLGPAVDGGWWALGLVGARGADVLPDVPMSTPDTCAGTEYGLRRDGLLVRPLRTLVDVDRPDDVAAVAGLCVPQSAFAIAVRTLHPFGVSA encoded by the coding sequence ATGAGACCGTCGGCCATCAGCAACACCGACGCCGTGCTCATCGTGGCCAAGGCACCGATTCCGGGTGCGGCGAAAACCCGACTCATCCCGAGATTCGGTCCGCGGGCGGCCGCCGACCTCGCCGCGGCCGCGCTCGTCGACACCGTCCGAACGGCCTGCACGACCGGCGCGGAGGTCATCGTCGCGATGGTCGGCGAACCGGCGCACGGTGCCCGGCCCGCCGAACTCGCGGATCTGCTGCGTCACTGCACGGTGATCGGCCAGCGCGGCGACACCTTCGGGCAGCGCCTCCGCAACACCCACGTCGACGCGGTCGCCCTCGGCGTCGACCGGGTGCTGCAGATCGGCATGGACACACCGCAGGTGACGGCGCACGATCTCCGGACGGGCCTGGGTCTTTTGCGTTCGGGGACCGCCGTCCTCGGGCCCGCCGTCGACGGAGGCTGGTGGGCATTGGGACTCGTCGGTGCACGCGGAGCGGATGTCCTGCCCGACGTCCCGATGTCCACCCCGGACACCTGCGCCGGTACCGAATACGGGCTTCGTCGCGACGGGCTGCTGGTGCGACCACTGCGTACCCTCGTCGATGTCGATCGGCCCGACGACGTCGCGGCGGTGGCCGGACTCTGTGTGCCGCAGAGCGCATTCGCGATCGCAGTGCGGACGCTTCACCCGTTCGGTGTGAGCGCCTGA
- a CDS encoding glycosyltransferase family 2 protein, whose translation MSDVDVSVIIPCRNERGAIVSVLEGIPNGFEAIVVDNGSTDGTADVVAELGVRVIVEPRPGYGSAVHAGVLAAQRPIVCTIDGDGSMSPAELPGLVDRLGAGADLAVGRRRPTGPEAWPAHARAGSAAVAWWLRRRYGLPVNDIGPMRAIERERLLALGIEDRRSGYPVELLVRAARSGLRVSECAVTYTPRTAGRSKVSGSIAGSVQAGRDFLAALS comes from the coding sequence ATGAGCGATGTCGACGTATCCGTCATCATTCCCTGCCGAAACGAGCGCGGGGCGATCGTCTCTGTCCTGGAAGGGATTCCGAATGGGTTCGAGGCGATCGTGGTGGACAACGGTTCCACCGACGGCACGGCGGACGTGGTGGCCGAGCTCGGTGTGCGGGTGATCGTCGAACCGCGGCCCGGATACGGATCGGCCGTTCATGCCGGGGTACTGGCGGCGCAGCGACCTATCGTCTGCACCATCGACGGAGACGGGTCGATGTCGCCGGCTGAGCTGCCCGGCCTGGTCGACCGGCTGGGCGCGGGGGCCGATCTGGCCGTCGGCCGGCGTCGACCCACCGGGCCCGAGGCGTGGCCTGCCCATGCGCGTGCCGGGTCGGCCGCCGTCGCATGGTGGCTCCGTCGACGATACGGATTGCCGGTCAACGACATCGGTCCCATGCGGGCGATCGAGCGCGAGCGACTGCTGGCCCTCGGGATCGAGGATCGGCGCTCGGGATACCCGGTCGAACTGCTCGTGCGCGCAGCACGATCCGGCCTGCGGGTGTCCGAGTGTGCGGTCACCTACACGCCGCGAACCGCAGGACGCTCCAAGGTGTCCGGCTCCATCGCCGGATCGGTGCAGGCGGGCCGGGACTTCCTGGCGGCCTTGTCATGA
- a CDS encoding response regulator transcription factor, translated as MQILVADDDPVVADVVRRYLERDGMHVMVVGSGRQALDELERNRVDLAILDVMMPDGDGIDVCRRIRSGVHADLPVIMLTALGEAEDRVLGLESGADDYVAKPFSPRELSLRVQSVLRRASAATAESTAGQLSDGGVSVDLAAREVLVAGHPVSTTKREFDLLTFFLGHVDTVFSRDELLERVWGWRFGDLSTVTVHVKRLRAKLGGASRIETVWGRGYRWSCRADGDA; from the coding sequence ATGCAGATTCTCGTCGCCGACGACGACCCCGTGGTGGCCGACGTGGTCCGGCGCTACCTCGAACGCGACGGTATGCACGTCATGGTGGTGGGGTCGGGTCGGCAGGCCCTCGACGAACTCGAGCGGAATCGGGTCGATCTGGCGATCCTGGACGTGATGATGCCCGACGGCGACGGGATCGACGTCTGCCGCCGCATCCGCTCCGGCGTTCATGCAGACCTGCCGGTCATCATGCTGACGGCCCTCGGGGAGGCCGAGGACCGGGTGCTCGGCCTCGAGTCGGGTGCCGACGATTACGTCGCGAAGCCGTTCAGCCCGCGCGAGCTGAGCCTGCGCGTCCAGTCGGTGCTGCGTCGCGCGAGCGCGGCCACGGCGGAATCGACGGCCGGCCAGTTGTCCGATGGCGGGGTGTCCGTCGACCTCGCGGCCCGTGAGGTACTGGTGGCCGGCCATCCGGTGTCCACCACCAAACGCGAGTTCGATCTGCTCACCTTCTTCCTCGGTCACGTCGACACGGTGTTCTCCCGGGACGAATTGCTGGAGCGGGTGTGGGGCTGGCGGTTCGGGGATCTGTCCACCGTGACGGTGCACGTCAAGCGGCTGCGTGCCAAGCTCGGCGGCGCGTCGCGGATCGAGACGGTGTGGGGTCGTGGATACCGGTGGTCATGCCGGGCCGATGGCGACGCGTGA
- a CDS encoding sensor histidine kinase, with the protein MNSEIVRILLLALAWTAPVVLAGALLLVAMRRASLLISMVLMVLIPMAATFVGVFGVSGMMFTGDIWRTAAVLAAVALVTIPAALWLGRFQARRTVWERHMREQERAAERSRRELIAWVSHDLRTPLADIKALAEALSDHVVTDPGEVASFATQIDRHTVRLARMVDDLFEMARINAGALTLDMEAIDLREVVDEVTGATSTLAQRAEVAVRVTCPDVAVTVNGSASALSRILTNLIVNAVAHTPPGGAIDVALGSSQRAAWIRVDDTGVGIPENDLERIFETSYRGSPSRTPSAIDGVPAGAGLGLAIAQGLVDAHSGSIVASNLDSGSRFEVTLPLIPAGA; encoded by the coding sequence ATGAATTCCGAGATCGTACGAATCCTGTTGCTGGCGTTGGCCTGGACTGCGCCGGTGGTGTTGGCGGGCGCCCTGTTGCTGGTCGCCATGCGGCGTGCCTCGCTGCTGATCAGCATGGTGTTGATGGTGCTCATCCCGATGGCGGCGACTTTCGTCGGCGTGTTCGGCGTCAGCGGCATGATGTTCACCGGCGACATCTGGCGGACCGCCGCCGTGCTGGCGGCGGTCGCGTTGGTGACCATTCCGGCGGCCCTGTGGCTGGGGCGGTTTCAGGCCAGGCGCACCGTCTGGGAACGTCACATGCGCGAGCAGGAACGCGCCGCGGAACGCTCCCGCCGTGAACTGATCGCCTGGGTCAGCCACGATCTGCGTACGCCGCTTGCCGACATCAAGGCGTTGGCGGAGGCTTTGAGCGACCATGTGGTCACCGATCCCGGCGAGGTGGCGTCCTTCGCGACGCAGATCGACCGACACACCGTTCGGCTGGCCCGCATGGTCGACGACCTGTTCGAGATGGCGCGGATCAACGCCGGGGCGCTGACACTGGACATGGAGGCCATCGACCTGCGCGAGGTGGTCGACGAGGTGACCGGCGCGACAAGCACTCTCGCTCAGCGAGCCGAGGTGGCCGTGCGCGTGACCTGCCCCGACGTTGCGGTCACAGTCAACGGCAGCGCCTCGGCGCTGTCGCGGATCCTCACCAACCTGATCGTGAACGCGGTGGCGCACACGCCGCCGGGCGGTGCGATCGACGTCGCGCTCGGCAGCTCGCAACGAGCCGCGTGGATACGGGTCGACGACACAGGCGTCGGCATCCCGGAGAACGACCTGGAACGGATCTTCGAGACCTCCTATCGGGGCAGCCCGTCGCGCACGCCCTCGGCCATCGACGGGGTGCCCGCCGGCGCCGGGCTCGGGTTGGCCATCGCTCAGGGCCTTGTCGACGCCCACTCGGGGTCGATCGTCGCGTCCAACCTCGACTCCGGGAGCCGGTTCGAGGTGACCTTGCCGCTCATCCCGGCCGGTGCCTGA
- a CDS encoding NAD-dependent epimerase/dehydratase family protein — protein MSRVLVTGAAGFIGWRIAEVLRAADHEVVGVDALIPAAHPVDAELPDGVHRVDVADHEAMITLLDGVDVVCHQAAMVGAGVDASDAPRYARENDWGTARLLAAMFEAGCARLVLASSMVVYGAGRFLDADGRPVHPVGDRRPEDLRAGMFEHLRDGQPLRWTLTDEGTPFAPSTSYAASKCAQEHYARAWSEQTGGSVIALRYHNVYGPWMPRDTPYAGVASVFRSRLAAGLAPLVFEDGGQMRDFVHVDDVAQANRCAIEATDTDGFQALNVCSGTPISIGTVARLLSEAAHGPAPETTGGFRLGDVRHVVADPRRAQEHIGFRAAIPPDVGIARFASEPLRSSAGQAPAGMSGKVTSNRLPESRLDATIDPEWASTRP, from the coding sequence ATGAGCCGCGTGCTGGTGACCGGTGCCGCGGGCTTCATCGGCTGGCGGATCGCCGAAGTCTTGCGGGCGGCCGATCACGAGGTGGTTGGGGTGGACGCGCTGATCCCTGCCGCGCACCCGGTGGATGCGGAGCTTCCCGACGGCGTGCACCGCGTCGATGTCGCCGACCACGAAGCGATGATCACGCTGCTCGACGGCGTGGACGTGGTGTGCCATCAGGCGGCGATGGTCGGAGCCGGTGTGGACGCATCGGATGCACCCCGCTACGCCCGCGAGAACGACTGGGGCACGGCTCGACTGCTGGCCGCGATGTTCGAGGCCGGTTGTGCGCGACTCGTGTTGGCGTCGTCGATGGTGGTCTACGGTGCGGGGCGCTTTCTGGATGCCGACGGCAGGCCGGTCCACCCGGTCGGCGATCGCAGGCCAGAGGATCTGCGCGCGGGAATGTTCGAGCATCTCCGCGACGGGCAGCCGTTGCGCTGGACCCTCACCGACGAGGGCACACCGTTCGCGCCGAGCACCTCCTATGCCGCCAGCAAATGCGCGCAGGAACACTATGCGCGCGCCTGGTCGGAGCAGACCGGTGGATCGGTCATCGCCCTGCGCTACCACAACGTGTACGGGCCCTGGATGCCCCGGGACACCCCGTATGCCGGTGTGGCATCGGTGTTCCGGTCGCGGCTGGCCGCAGGCCTCGCCCCGCTGGTGTTCGAGGACGGCGGCCAGATGCGCGACTTCGTGCACGTCGACGACGTTGCACAGGCCAATCGCTGTGCGATCGAAGCAACGGATACCGACGGTTTCCAGGCGCTCAACGTCTGTTCGGGAACCCCGATCTCGATCGGGACCGTGGCGCGTCTGCTCTCCGAGGCGGCCCACGGTCCGGCACCCGAGACCACCGGCGGATTCCGGCTCGGCGACGTCCGTCACGTCGTCGCCGATCCTCGACGGGCCCAGGAGCACATCGGCTTTCGGGCCGCGATCCCGCCGGACGTGGGGATCGCGCGCTTCGCCTCCGAACCGCTGCGCAGCTCGGCGGGTCAGGCACCGGCCGGGATGAGCGGCAAGGTCACCTCGAACCGGCTCCCGGAGTCGAGGTTGGACGCGACGATCGACCCCGAGTGGGCGTCGACAAGGCCCTGA
- a CDS encoding S-methyl-5'-thioadenosine phosphorylase yields the protein MHSATDDSAPAIGIIGGTGLYRFFSDDDTVIETEVDTPFGPPSAPLRVATVDERRLVFLPRHGAHHEYLPHRIPYRANLWALRALGVRRVIGACAVGGLRPDHGPGTIVVPDQLIDRTTQRAQTFFDRPEIWAGAQRPDGPVHVQFADPYCPGLRRSLASASDDVIDGGTMVVIEGPRFSTRAESRWYATEGASLINMTGQPEAVLARELKLCYSAACLVTDLDAGIESGTGVTAAQVFAEFARSLPRLVEVIRAAIESIDAGAECDCGAAEHDVDSLFGAGLDVRPTAGAR from the coding sequence ATGCACAGCGCGACGGATGATTCCGCACCCGCCATCGGCATCATCGGTGGCACCGGCCTGTACCGGTTCTTCTCCGACGACGACACCGTGATCGAGACGGAGGTGGATACTCCCTTCGGTCCTCCATCCGCGCCACTGCGGGTCGCCACGGTCGATGAGAGACGTCTGGTGTTCCTCCCGCGGCACGGTGCACATCACGAATACCTGCCGCACCGGATTCCCTACCGTGCCAATCTCTGGGCGTTGCGGGCACTGGGCGTCCGGCGTGTGATCGGTGCGTGCGCGGTGGGTGGGCTCCGCCCCGACCACGGACCCGGGACCATCGTGGTCCCGGATCAGCTGATCGACCGCACCACGCAGCGGGCGCAGACCTTCTTCGATCGGCCCGAGATCTGGGCCGGCGCCCAGCGGCCCGACGGCCCGGTGCACGTGCAGTTCGCCGACCCGTACTGTCCGGGTCTCCGGCGATCGCTCGCATCGGCCTCCGACGACGTGATCGACGGCGGGACGATGGTCGTCATCGAGGGCCCAAGGTTCTCCACCCGGGCCGAGAGTCGGTGGTATGCAACCGAAGGTGCTTCGCTGATCAACATGACCGGACAGCCCGAGGCGGTGCTCGCCCGCGAACTGAAGTTGTGCTACTCGGCTGCGTGTCTGGTCACCGACCTCGATGCAGGCATCGAGTCGGGTACGGGGGTCACGGCCGCCCAGGTGTTCGCCGAGTTCGCGAGGAGTCTGCCTCGTCTCGTCGAGGTGATCCGGGCCGCGATCGAGTCCATCGACGCAGGCGCCGAATGTGATTGTGGTGCAGCCGAGCACGACGTGGACTCGCTGTTCGGCGCCGGGCTCGACGTTCGGCCGACGGCTGGTGCGCGATGA
- a CDS encoding MCE family protein, giving the protein MPPLSRLARMQIAVVVVLGLVATAYAGFRYVHLEHAVGLGVYTVTASMKDSGGIFTNAEVTYQGVPVGRVGKLTLTKSGVDVALELNSGGPEIPASATAVVANRSAIGEQFVDLQPTSSEGPFLSDGSVITKSSVPPPLEDVVSSAIDFTSSIPVDDLHTVITELGKAFNGQGENLTRLVDSLSKLSRSGYDSLDETISLIQNSNVVLATQADQSDAILSWSHNLDLITATLASSDPDLRRLLTTGTASATQISELLRRSGGDISTVVRQLAGTVRTVAPTSFAIRPSLAMLSQLSASSHATAPGDGQIHFGVVLETNNPPACTRGYEGTDAMIREMKRKDPSFDIHYDDFPFNTNAKCSVPVGNPTGVRGAARAALANPESTQPWDSTPKKDPERLDLNPLAQQLAALMGVRPR; this is encoded by the coding sequence ATGCCACCACTTTCTCGGTTGGCGCGCATGCAGATTGCCGTCGTGGTGGTCCTGGGCTTGGTCGCCACCGCCTATGCGGGGTTTCGGTATGTCCACCTGGAGCATGCCGTCGGTCTCGGTGTCTACACGGTGACGGCGTCGATGAAGGATTCTGGTGGCATTTTCACCAATGCCGAGGTGACGTATCAGGGTGTGCCGGTGGGTCGGGTCGGGAAGTTGACGTTGACCAAGTCGGGTGTGGATGTGGCGTTGGAGCTGAACTCGGGGGGTCCGGAGATTCCGGCGTCGGCGACGGCGGTGGTGGCGAATCGGTCGGCGATCGGTGAGCAGTTCGTGGATTTGCAGCCGACGTCGTCGGAGGGGCCGTTTTTGTCGGATGGGTCGGTGATCACGAAGTCGTCGGTGCCGCCGCCGTTGGAGGATGTGGTGTCGTCGGCGATTGATTTCACGTCGTCGATTCCGGTGGATGATCTGCATACGGTGATCACGGAGTTGGGTAAGGCGTTCAACGGTCAGGGTGAGAATCTGACGCGGTTGGTGGATTCGTTGTCGAAGTTGTCGCGGTCGGGTTATGACTCGTTGGATGAGACGATTTCGTTGATTCAGAACTCGAATGTGGTGCTGGCAACACAAGCCGACCAGTCGGATGCGATTTTGTCGTGGTCGCATAATTTGGATTTGATCACGGCGACGTTGGCGTCGTCGGATCCGGATCTGCGTCGGTTGTTGACGACGGGTACGGCGTCGGCGACGCAGATCTCGGAGTTGTTGCGGCGCAGCGGTGGTGACATCTCCACGGTTGTCCGGCAACTGGCCGGAACGGTGCGCACCGTCGCGCCGACGTCGTTTGCGATCCGTCCTTCTCTGGCAATGCTGTCCCAGCTTTCGGCGAGTAGTCATGCCACCGCGCCGGGTGATGGTCAGATTCATTTCGGCGTGGTGTTGGAGACGAACAACCCGCCGGCGTGTACGCGGGGTTATGAGGGCACCGACGCGATGATCCGGGAGATGAAGCGTAAGGATCCGTCGTTCGACATCCATTACGACGATTTCCCGTTCAACACAAACGCGAAGTGTTCGGTGCCGGTCGGCAACCCGACCGGGGTGCGCGGAGCGGCTCGCGCGGCGTTGGCGAATCCGGAGTCGACACAGCCATGGGACAGCACCCCGAAGAAGGATCCCGAGCGGTTGGATCTCAACCCGCTGGCACAGCAGTTGGCGGCGCTGATGGGAGTCCGCCCGCGATGA
- a CDS encoding UPF0182 family protein has protein sequence MGVRGPAGMPTLSRRSKIAIGIGVAVLVLLLIGPRLVGLATDWLWFSDLGYTRVFSTIVWTRVVLFLVTAVVVGLVVFGAIAMAYRSRPVFVPASGPNDPLARYRATVMGRTRWFAIVPSALIGLLAGLVTQGSWATVQTFLHGESFGVKDAQFGLDVSFYAFDLPFYRLVLNLLFVILVISFLANLITHYLFGGLRLGGGGTKPSMTTAARVQLATLAGIFLLLKAVAYWFDRYSLLSSQRKQEIFTGASYTDINAVLPSKLILMAIAIICALAFFAGVVLRDLRVPALATALMLLSALVIGVGWPLAMEQFSVKPNAAQKESEYIARNLTATKQAYKIRDKDDVTYEQNWTETPADPVAVNSDSATLSNIRILDPNVIAPAFNQRQFLKNFYGFPAQLAVDRYKVDGQERDYVVAARELDPSKYGENQQNWINKHTVFTHGNGFIAAPANTVDEASSDSDSDRGGLPVFKVSDLETIRSKDYQQTAPIKVKQPRIYFGELIAKVNPDYAIVGSDNGDREYDEDGKNYTYTADSGVSLGNWFNRFLYSVKYTERNILLSGAINKNSKIIYDRDPRDRVKKVAPWLTLDSKTYPAVMADGSIKWVVDGYTTLDTYPYAQRMSLQGATSDAQELNQGQTGRTQVNRQISYARNSVKATVDAYTGKVDLYQFDTSDPVLKTWMKVFPGTVKSRAELDKDPDLLSHFRYPEDLFKIQRALLAKYHVSDPETFFRSNNFWSIPADPSKDQAVQQGLNQPPYYFTAAAPNGTESQFQLTTVMTGLNTRNLAAYMTASSDPRDYGRITVKTLPTAKQTVGPQQAQENMKSAGPVASDRKQVEDTTRVTYGNLLTLPVGRNGILYVEPMYTQSKTDDSAIPKLYRVLVYYNAASDGARVGYAATVSEALRQVGINPAAVTDPESGPAVEGGASAQPSQSANAASANPSPQQGQSPERDAAVQAIGSALTALKDAQVKGDFKAYGEALDQLNQAVSQYESLPSGG, from the coding sequence GTGGGCGTACGCGGGCCGGCAGGGATGCCGACACTGTCGCGCAGGAGCAAGATCGCCATCGGGATCGGTGTCGCCGTCCTCGTGCTGCTGCTGATCGGGCCACGCTTGGTGGGACTCGCCACCGACTGGCTGTGGTTCTCCGATCTCGGATACACCCGGGTGTTCTCCACGATCGTGTGGACACGCGTCGTGTTGTTCCTCGTCACGGCCGTGGTGGTCGGTCTGGTCGTATTCGGGGCCATCGCGATGGCCTATCGATCCCGGCCGGTCTTCGTGCCGGCCTCGGGGCCGAACGATCCGCTGGCTCGTTATCGGGCCACCGTGATGGGACGGACGCGCTGGTTCGCGATTGTGCCGTCGGCCTTGATCGGCCTGCTCGCCGGCCTGGTGACCCAGGGTTCCTGGGCGACGGTCCAGACCTTCCTGCACGGTGAGAGCTTCGGCGTCAAGGACGCCCAGTTCGGGCTCGACGTCAGCTTCTATGCGTTCGATCTGCCGTTCTACCGCCTCGTGCTCAACCTGCTGTTCGTCATCCTGGTGATCTCGTTCCTGGCCAACCTGATCACCCATTACCTGTTCGGCGGGCTCCGCCTCGGCGGTGGCGGGACGAAGCCGTCGATGACCACCGCGGCGCGTGTGCAGCTCGCCACGCTTGCGGGAATCTTCCTGCTGCTCAAGGCTGTCGCGTACTGGTTCGACCGCTATTCGTTGCTGTCGAGCCAGCGCAAACAGGAGATCTTCACCGGCGCCAGCTACACCGACATCAACGCGGTGCTGCCGTCGAAGTTGATCCTGATGGCCATCGCGATCATCTGCGCCCTGGCGTTCTTCGCGGGCGTGGTGTTGCGCGACCTCCGGGTGCCGGCGCTCGCCACCGCACTCATGTTGCTGTCGGCCCTGGTCATCGGGGTGGGGTGGCCACTGGCGATGGAGCAGTTCTCGGTCAAGCCGAACGCCGCGCAGAAGGAATCGGAGTACATCGCGCGCAACCTGACGGCCACCAAACAGGCGTACAAGATACGTGACAAGGACGACGTCACCTACGAACAGAACTGGACCGAGACCCCGGCGGATCCGGTGGCGGTCAACAGTGATTCGGCGACGTTGTCGAACATCCGGATTCTGGATCCGAACGTCATCGCGCCGGCCTTCAATCAGCGACAGTTCCTCAAGAACTTCTATGGTTTCCCCGCGCAGCTCGCGGTCGACCGCTACAAGGTCGACGGACAGGAGCGCGACTACGTGGTCGCGGCCCGTGAGCTCGATCCGTCGAAGTACGGCGAGAACCAGCAGAACTGGATCAACAAGCACACCGTGTTCACCCACGGCAACGGATTCATCGCAGCGCCGGCCAACACCGTCGACGAGGCGTCGTCCGATAGCGACAGCGACCGGGGTGGTCTGCCGGTGTTCAAGGTCAGCGACCTCGAGACGATCCGGTCGAAGGACTATCAGCAGACCGCGCCCATCAAGGTCAAACAGCCGCGCATCTATTTCGGTGAGCTCATCGCCAAGGTGAACCCCGACTACGCCATCGTCGGCTCGGACAACGGCGACCGGGAGTACGACGAGGACGGCAAGAACTACACCTACACCGCCGATTCCGGTGTCTCGCTGGGGAACTGGTTCAACCGTTTCCTGTACTCGGTGAAGTACACCGAGCGCAACATCCTGCTCTCGGGCGCGATCAACAAGAACTCCAAGATCATCTACGACCGCGATCCGCGGGACCGTGTGAAGAAGGTCGCTCCCTGGCTGACGCTCGACTCCAAGACCTATCCCGCCGTGATGGCCGACGGATCGATCAAGTGGGTCGTCGACGGGTACACCACGCTCGACACCTACCCGTATGCGCAGCGGATGTCACTGCAGGGTGCGACGTCTGATGCGCAGGAGCTCAATCAGGGGCAGACCGGTCGGACCCAGGTCAACCGTCAGATCTCCTACGCGCGCAACTCCGTGAAGGCCACTGTCGACGCCTACACGGGCAAGGTGGACCTCTATCAGTTCGACACCTCCGACCCCGTGTTGAAGACGTGGATGAAGGTGTTCCCGGGAACGGTCAAGTCGCGCGCCGAGCTCGACAAGGATCCGGATCTGCTCTCGCATTTCCGGTACCCGGAGGACCTGTTCAAGATTCAGCGCGCCCTTCTCGCCAAGTACCACGTGTCCGATCCGGAGACCTTCTTCCGCAGCAACAACTTCTGGTCGATTCCCGCGGATCCGAGCAAGGACCAGGCCGTGCAGCAGGGGCTGAATCAGCCGCCGTACTACTTCACCGCTGCCGCTCCCAACGGCACGGAGTCGCAGTTCCAGCTGACGACGGTGATGACAGGTCTGAACACCCGGAACCTGGCCGCCTACATGACGGCGTCGTCCGACCCGCGGGACTACGGCCGGATCACGGTGAAGACATTGCCCACGGCCAAACAGACCGTCGGCCCGCAGCAGGCGCAGGAGAACATGAAGAGCGCCGGCCCGGTCGCCTCGGATCGTAAACAGGTCGAGGACACCACCCGGGTGACTTACGGCAATCTGCTGACGCTACCGGTGGGCCGCAATGGGATTCTGTATGTCGAGCCGATGTACACCCAGTCGAAGACCGACGACTCGGCGATTCCCAAGCTCTATCGCGTGCTGGTCTACTACAACGCGGCCAGCGACGGTGCCCGCGTCGGTTACGCGGCCACGGTTTCGGAGGCGCTGCGCCAGGTGGGCATCAATCCCGCGGCGGTGACCGACCCGGAGAGTGGTCCGGCTGTCGAAGGCGGTGCGAGTGCCCAACCCTCACAGTCCGCGAATGCCGCGTCGGCGAACCCGTCGCCTCAGCAGGGGCAGTCGCCGGAGCGCGACGCTGCGGTCCAGGCGATCGGCTCCGCGCTCACCGCGCTGAAGGACGCGCAGGTGAAGGGTGATTTCAAGGCCTACGGCGAGGCGCTCGATCAGCTGAACCAGGCGGTGTCGCAGTACGAATCACTGCCGTCGGGAGGCTGA
- a CDS encoding PPA1309 family protein encodes MTDQPSPSSGGLSPDALGRALSDIVTFVDESGWDQPPALFALVPTATLAQTQPDLIDPDDDSELSPIAQEPLPIGSEPSGTADLERILATTTWPAPVTGAALVQEILVLPPEAEADLDSAFLQVPGDPDDPTGGDAVLRASADAHPGARPARLAVGALRNGRTLALMQLRPEKDAEPTGIELLTHHDLATDLRAALANTLDHGPDS; translated from the coding sequence GTGACCGATCAGCCATCACCCTCGTCCGGCGGCCTCTCACCCGACGCGCTGGGCCGCGCTCTGAGTGACATCGTGACATTCGTCGACGAGAGCGGCTGGGATCAGCCGCCTGCCCTCTTCGCCCTGGTCCCGACGGCCACGCTGGCGCAGACCCAACCGGATCTGATCGACCCCGACGACGACTCGGAGCTGAGTCCGATCGCGCAGGAACCCCTCCCGATCGGCTCCGAACCGTCCGGCACCGCAGACCTCGAACGCATCCTCGCGACCACGACCTGGCCGGCCCCGGTCACCGGCGCGGCGCTGGTCCAGGAGATCCTCGTGCTGCCGCCGGAGGCCGAGGCGGACCTTGATTCGGCGTTTCTGCAGGTGCCGGGCGACCCGGACGACCCGACCGGGGGTGACGCCGTCTTGCGCGCCTCGGCCGACGCCCATCCCGGTGCACGCCCGGCCCGGCTCGCCGTCGGCGCACTGCGCAACGGCCGCACGCTGGCCCTGATGCAGCTACGTCCCGAGAAGGATGCCGAACCGACCGGCATCGAGTTGCTCACCCATCACGACCTGGCCACCGATCTGCGCGCGGCCCTGGCAAACACGCTCGACCACGGTCCCGACAGCTGA